A genomic window from Populus nigra chromosome 7, ddPopNigr1.1, whole genome shotgun sequence includes:
- the LOC133700221 gene encoding probable transcription repressor OFP9, whose translation MKASRVDKKQKLQQRGCKAFCCSCRLSVSSSEEAESSNPDRFASISSLAHAMVQERLDQMIRERQEARQRERRRRLRSDGTKFIVMVAMEKSSYDPREDFRESMVEMIMANRLQEPKDLRSLLNYYMSMNSEEYHGMILEVFHEVCTNLFLCCKCH comes from the coding sequence ATGAAAGCATCCAGGGTAGACAAGAAGCAAAAACTTCAGCAAAGAGGATGCAAGGCCTTTTGTTGCAGTTGCAGGCTAAGTGTCTCTTCTTCTGAGGAAGCTGAGAGCTCGAATCCCGATCGGTTTGCATCGATCTCAAGCCTGGCACATGCGATGGTACAAGAGAGACTAGACCAGATGATTAGAGAAAGGCAAGAGGCAAgacaaagagagagaagaaggagaCTAAGAAGTGATGGGACCAAGTTTATAGTAATGGTAGCTATGGAGAAAAGCTCTTACGATCCAAGAGAAGATTTTAGAGAGTCCATGGTTGAGATGATCATGGCAAACCGGCTACAAGAGCCAAAAGATCTCCGTAGTCTGTTGAATTATTACATGTCAATGAACTCTGAAGAGTATCATGGAATGATACTGGAAGTTTTCCATGAGGTTTGCACCAATCTGTTTTTATGCTGTAAATGCCATTGA